One Denticeps clupeoides chromosome 3, fDenClu1.1, whole genome shotgun sequence DNA window includes the following coding sequences:
- the LOC114785886 gene encoding lipopolysaccharide-induced tumor necrosis factor-alpha factor homolog — MLKGSLSLRADRRSLSRLSHVSSGQWCRVGQDRDRLCAVCSLKHFFFTRRTSAQTMASSAGLRVPVASIGPFGDSPAQVMCPNCQQMVVTRVEFTAGLLSYLSCGGLFFCGFVLGCCLIPFCVDRLRDAKHFCPNCKSLLGLYKRL, encoded by the exons ATGCTGAAAGGGAGCCTATCCCTGAGAGCGGACAGAAGGTCCCTTTCACGTCTCAGTCATGTGAGCAGTGGTCAGTGGTGCCGCGTGGGGCAGGATCGGGACCGACTGTGCGCCGTTTGCTCTCTGAAACACTTTTTCTTTACCCGGAGAACTTCAGCACA AACAATGGCCAGTTCTGCAGGTCTGCGTGTTCCTGTGG CTTCCATCGGTCCATTCGGGGACAGTCCAGCGCAAGTGATGTGTCCCAACTGCCAGCAGATGGTGGTCACTAGAGTGGAGTTCACGGCCGGCCTGCTGTCCTACCTGTCCTGCGGTGGTCTCTTCTTTTGTGG TTTTGTGCTCGGCTGCTGCCTCATCCCATTCTGTGTGGATCGTCTGAGAGATGCCAAACACTTCTGTCCCAACTGCAAGTCCCTGCTGGGGCTTTACAAGCGCCTCTAA